One Mycolicibacterium parafortuitum DNA segment encodes these proteins:
- a CDS encoding cytochrome P450, translating into MGTPTIDRPSQEAAKVLADPTAYADDKRLHTALAHLRADEPVAWVDHGPYRPFWAITKHADIMAIERANDLFLSAPRPLLVTAEADDLGKSQQEAGIGLRTLIHMDDPHHRKVRAIGADWFRPKAMRDLKVRVDELAKRYVDRMRDIGPECDFVTDIAVNFPLYVILSLLGLPEEDFGRMHMLTQEMFGGDDDEYKRGTTPEEQLAVLTDFFNYFAALTASRREHPTDDLASAIANGLVDGEPMSDMDTLSYYVIVASAGHDTTKDAISGGLHALIENPDQLARLKNDPGLMGTAVEEMIRWTTPVKEFMRTAAEDTTVRGVPIAKGESVYLAYVSGNRDEEVFADPFAFDVGRDPNKHLSFGYGVHFCLGAALARMEMNSLFTELLPRLESIESAGPAELSATTFVGGLKHLPVRYSLR; encoded by the coding sequence ATGGGCACACCGACGATCGACCGGCCTTCGCAGGAAGCGGCCAAGGTGCTCGCCGATCCGACGGCATACGCCGACGACAAGCGGTTACACACGGCCTTGGCCCACCTGCGTGCCGACGAGCCCGTCGCATGGGTCGACCACGGTCCGTACCGGCCGTTCTGGGCGATCACCAAGCACGCCGACATCATGGCGATCGAGCGCGCCAACGACCTGTTCCTGTCCGCCCCCCGCCCGCTGCTGGTGACCGCCGAGGCCGACGACCTCGGCAAGTCCCAGCAGGAGGCGGGCATCGGGCTGCGCACGCTGATCCACATGGACGACCCGCACCACCGCAAGGTGCGGGCCATCGGCGCCGACTGGTTCCGCCCCAAGGCGATGCGCGATCTGAAGGTGCGCGTCGACGAGCTCGCCAAGCGCTACGTCGACCGGATGCGCGACATCGGCCCGGAGTGCGATTTCGTCACCGACATCGCGGTGAACTTCCCGCTGTACGTGATCCTGTCGCTGCTCGGGCTGCCCGAGGAGGACTTCGGCCGGATGCACATGCTGACCCAGGAGATGTTCGGCGGCGACGACGACGAGTACAAGCGCGGCACCACTCCCGAGGAGCAGCTGGCCGTGCTGACCGACTTCTTCAACTACTTCGCGGCGCTGACCGCGTCGCGGCGGGAGCATCCGACCGACGACCTCGCCTCGGCGATCGCCAACGGCCTCGTCGACGGTGAGCCGATGTCGGACATGGACACGCTGTCCTACTACGTGATCGTGGCCAGTGCGGGACACGACACCACCAAGGACGCGATCTCCGGCGGCCTGCACGCGCTGATCGAGAACCCCGACCAGCTCGCGCGGCTGAAGAACGATCCCGGGCTGATGGGAACCGCGGTCGAGGAGATGATCCGGTGGACCACACCGGTCAAGGAGTTCATGCGCACCGCGGCCGAGGACACCACGGTGCGCGGCGTGCCGATCGCCAAGGGCGAGTCGGTGTACCTGGCGTACGTGTCGGGCAACCGCGACGAGGAGGTCTTCGCCGACCCGTTCGCGTTCGACGTCGGGCGCGACCCGAACAAGCACCTGTCGTTCGGTTACGGCGTGCACTTCTGCCTGGGTGCCGCGCTGGCCCGGATGGAGATGAACAGCCTGTTCACCGAGCTGCTGCCGCGACTGGAGTCGATCGAGTCGGCTGGTCCGGCCGAGCTTTCGGCGACGACGTTCGTCGGCGGCCTCAAGCACCTGCCTGTTCGGTACTCGCTGCGCTGA
- a CDS encoding TetR/AcrR family transcriptional regulator, translated as MAATTGDPRPARSRARLLDAATTLLRTGGPGAVTIEAVTRKANVARATLYRHFPSANDLVAAAFMGLISPPPMPPEDGPLRERLIAVVVGWAESIAEAPTTLTAMAWLSLGPDIDTLPDAGAQHGTGVRSLREHIAEHYSAPFDAVFDSPEAAAALRPVDRTMAFALLIGPLAFGRISTLADFDYRAVAVAAVDGFLRTFSAASTEQAGA; from the coding sequence ATGGCGGCCACCACCGGCGACCCACGGCCGGCCCGCTCGCGGGCACGGCTCCTCGACGCCGCGACCACACTGCTGCGCACCGGCGGGCCCGGCGCGGTGACGATCGAGGCGGTCACCCGCAAGGCCAACGTCGCGCGCGCCACGCTGTATCGCCATTTCCCGAGCGCGAACGACCTGGTGGCCGCCGCGTTCATGGGTTTGATCTCGCCGCCGCCGATGCCGCCGGAGGACGGCCCTCTGCGCGAGCGGCTGATCGCGGTGGTGGTGGGGTGGGCCGAATCGATCGCCGAGGCGCCGACCACGCTGACCGCGATGGCCTGGCTGTCGTTGGGCCCCGACATCGACACGCTTCCCGACGCCGGGGCGCAGCACGGCACGGGGGTGCGCTCGCTGCGTGAGCACATCGCCGAGCATTACTCGGCGCCGTTCGACGCGGTGTTCGACAGCCCTGAGGCCGCCGCGGCACTGCGCCCGGTCGACCGCACGATGGCGTTCGCGCTGTTGATCGGCCCGCTGGCGTTCGGCCGGATCAGCACGCTGGCCGACTTCGACTACCGGGCCGTCGCCGTCGCCGCGGTCGACGGGTTCCTGCGCACGTTCAGCGCAGCGAGTACCGAACAGGCAGGTGCTTGA
- a CDS encoding MFS transporter, protein MVDTSSRSAQDIDVAVTALSKRRRIWLLTVASLDVLMVIASMVALNAALPDIAVHTSATQSQLTWIVDGYTLALACLLLPAGALGDRYGRRGALLAGLAIFALASIAPVLLDSPMQIIVARAVAGVGAALVMPATLSLLTAAFPKSERNKAVGIWAGVSGSGAVVGFLGTGVLLHFFSWHSIFYMFAAGAALMFVTTFTIGSSRDETAAPIDWVGAALIASAIAIFVLGVVEAPVRGWTDPIVLGAMAGGVALGAGFSWVQLRREHPLLDVRLFRRPDFATGAVGITFLFLANFGFFFVEMQFMQLVMGYSALQTAFALTPLAIPVLVLGATLHLYLPKVGLRFAVSVGLALIAVGLLCMRLLDADSTYIDLMWPMLITASGIGLCTAPTTSAIMNAVPDEKQGVASAVNDATREVGAAVGIAVAGSIVAAVYQSALAPKLADFPAEVRDTATDSLAYALSIADQLGPLGARLTTLAEDAFMHATSQALLVLALVLIAGSVFAAVWSPGRDGQQWAVIRRRLSHRAPATGQPEHHRVDDGGDRGRCVGSGTGRHRRRGDQSD, encoded by the coding sequence ATGGTCGACACCTCCTCACGCTCTGCCCAGGATATCGACGTCGCCGTCACCGCCCTGTCGAAACGCCGCCGGATCTGGCTGCTCACCGTCGCCAGCCTCGACGTGCTGATGGTGATCGCGTCGATGGTGGCGCTCAACGCGGCCTTGCCCGACATCGCGGTGCACACCTCGGCCACCCAGAGCCAGCTCACCTGGATCGTCGATGGTTACACGCTGGCGCTGGCGTGCCTGCTGCTGCCGGCGGGCGCCCTCGGCGACCGGTACGGCAGGCGGGGCGCGCTGCTGGCCGGTCTGGCGATCTTCGCGCTGGCGTCGATCGCCCCGGTGCTGCTCGACAGTCCGATGCAGATCATCGTCGCCCGCGCGGTTGCGGGCGTCGGGGCTGCACTGGTGATGCCGGCGACGCTGTCACTGCTGACCGCGGCGTTCCCGAAATCCGAGCGCAACAAGGCCGTCGGCATCTGGGCCGGCGTCTCGGGCTCGGGTGCGGTGGTCGGCTTCCTCGGCACCGGCGTGCTCTTGCACTTCTTCTCGTGGCACTCGATCTTCTACATGTTCGCCGCCGGCGCCGCGCTGATGTTCGTGACCACGTTCACCATCGGCTCGTCGCGGGACGAGACCGCGGCGCCGATCGACTGGGTCGGTGCGGCGCTGATCGCCTCGGCCATCGCGATCTTCGTCCTCGGCGTGGTCGAGGCACCTGTGCGCGGGTGGACCGATCCGATCGTGTTGGGCGCCATGGCCGGCGGGGTGGCGCTCGGCGCGGGGTTCTCGTGGGTGCAGTTGCGCCGGGAACACCCGCTGCTCGACGTGCGACTGTTCCGGCGGCCCGATTTCGCGACCGGCGCCGTCGGCATCACGTTCCTGTTCCTGGCCAACTTCGGCTTCTTCTTCGTCGAGATGCAGTTCATGCAGCTGGTGATGGGCTACAGCGCGCTGCAGACCGCATTCGCGCTGACCCCGTTGGCAATCCCGGTTCTCGTCCTCGGCGCGACCCTGCATTTGTACCTGCCGAAGGTGGGCCTGCGCTTCGCGGTCAGCGTCGGCCTGGCCCTGATCGCCGTCGGACTGCTGTGCATGCGGCTCCTGGACGCCGACTCCACCTACATCGATCTGATGTGGCCGATGCTGATCACCGCATCGGGCATCGGGTTGTGCACGGCACCAACGACTTCGGCGATCATGAACGCGGTGCCCGACGAGAAGCAGGGCGTCGCTTCCGCGGTCAACGACGCCACCCGGGAGGTCGGCGCGGCGGTCGGTATCGCGGTGGCCGGCTCGATCGTGGCGGCGGTCTATCAGAGCGCGCTGGCGCCGAAACTGGCCGACTTCCCCGCCGAGGTGCGTGACACCGCGACCGATTCACTGGCCTACGCACTCTCGATCGCCGACCAGTTGGGCCCACTGGGCGCCCGGTTGACCACCCTCGCCGAGGACGCGTTCATGCACGCGACCAGCCAGGCGCTGCTGGTACTCGCTTTGGTGCTGATCGCCGGATCGGTGTTCGCCGCGGTGTGGTCACCGGGTCGCGACGGTCAGCAGTGGGCGGTGATCCGCCGTAGGCTTTCCCATCGTGCGCCTGCTACTGGTCAACCCGAACACCACCGCGTCGATGACGGCGGCGATCGCGGCCGGTGCGTCGGCAGTGGCACGGGCAGACACCGTCGTCGAGGCGATCAATCCGACTGA
- a CDS encoding aspartate/glutamate racemase family protein, translating into MTAAIAAGASAVARADTVVEAINPTDGPPAIENADDEKRCIPGLLDVLRTARLRPAGQRPDACVVACFGDPGLEEARAALDVPVLGIAQAAMHAAALVAGGFSVVTSMSATIERAWQLAEDYTPNHCLGVYACDIPVLRIDADPTTIEPIGDLCTQALERDESAAIVLGCAAMAPYAAQLTRRLGVPVIDGVAAATVLAEALTSLR; encoded by the coding sequence ATGACGGCGGCGATCGCGGCCGGTGCGTCGGCAGTGGCACGGGCAGACACCGTCGTCGAGGCGATCAATCCGACTGACGGACCGCCTGCCATCGAGAACGCCGACGACGAAAAGCGCTGTATCCCCGGCCTTCTGGATGTGCTGAGAACGGCACGGCTGCGCCCCGCCGGGCAGCGCCCCGACGCGTGTGTGGTGGCATGCTTCGGCGATCCCGGCCTCGAGGAGGCCCGCGCCGCGCTCGACGTCCCGGTGCTCGGGATCGCCCAGGCCGCGATGCATGCCGCCGCGCTGGTCGCGGGCGGCTTCTCGGTCGTCACGTCGATGTCGGCGACGATCGAACGCGCCTGGCAGCTGGCCGAGGACTACACGCCGAACCACTGCCTCGGCGTTTATGCGTGCGATATCCCGGTCCTGCGCATCGACGCCGACCCGACCACGATCGAACCGATCGGTGACCTGTGCACGCAGGCGCTGGAGCGCGACGAGAGTGCGGCCATCGTGCTCGGCTGCGCGGCGATGGCGCCCTACGCCGCGCAGCTGACGCGCCGGCTCGGCGTGCCGGTGATCGACGGTGTCGCCGCCGCGACGGTGCTGGCCGAGGCGCTCACCTCGTTGCGCTGA
- the mftG gene encoding mycofactocin dehydrogenase MftG, which translates to MRVLIVGAGSAGSVLAERLSADEGVQVTVLEAGPGPDDPRVAAQIQDALRLPIGAASSVVHRYRAALTDDPVRHAHIMRGAVVGGSGAVNGGYFCRALPSDIDAWGIPGWAWDDVLPHFRAIETDLDFDTPVHGTGGPITVRRVTEFDGCTAAFVQSARDAGFGWVEDLNGATADRPVPSGVGAVPLNIDGGTRVGPGGAYLAPAVGRPNVSVLTDTRVLRLEFAGTRVSGVLCSGPDGPVTLSADRVVLCAGAIETARLLLLSGVGPQRVLRAAGVRTHLDLPVGVDTIDHPEWVLPVSWPPTHDVPPLEAVLTTDDGVEIRPYTVGFEAMMTGGKHDPTDQPHLGVTLMRPQSRGRVSITSADPDAAPLIEYHYDSAPADVDLLHTGTQLARELAGSTVQSDASWATSQHLCGTAKMGEVVDERCRVFGVENLWVVDGSILPDIPSRGPHATIVMAGHRAAEFVSATR; encoded by the coding sequence TTGAGAGTCCTGATCGTCGGTGCGGGCAGTGCGGGATCGGTGCTCGCAGAACGTCTCTCGGCCGACGAGGGCGTCCAGGTCACCGTGCTCGAGGCCGGTCCCGGCCCCGACGATCCGCGTGTGGCCGCGCAGATCCAGGATGCGCTGCGGCTGCCGATCGGCGCCGCGAGCTCGGTGGTGCACCGGTATCGTGCCGCGCTGACCGACGATCCGGTACGCCACGCCCACATCATGCGCGGCGCGGTGGTCGGCGGCTCCGGTGCGGTCAACGGAGGCTACTTCTGCCGCGCGCTGCCGAGCGACATCGACGCGTGGGGGATACCCGGCTGGGCCTGGGACGACGTGCTCCCGCACTTCCGCGCCATCGAAACCGATCTGGACTTCGACACCCCGGTACACGGCACGGGCGGCCCGATCACCGTGCGGCGCGTCACCGAGTTCGACGGTTGCACAGCGGCGTTCGTGCAGTCCGCCCGTGACGCCGGCTTCGGCTGGGTCGAGGATCTCAACGGCGCCACCGCCGATCGACCGGTGCCGTCTGGGGTCGGGGCGGTCCCGCTGAACATCGACGGCGGCACCCGCGTCGGGCCCGGTGGCGCGTACCTGGCGCCTGCGGTGGGACGCCCGAACGTCAGCGTGCTGACCGACACCAGAGTGCTGCGGCTGGAGTTCGCCGGCACCCGGGTGAGCGGTGTGCTCTGCTCGGGCCCCGACGGCCCGGTGACGCTGTCGGCGGACCGGGTGGTGTTGTGCGCGGGTGCGATCGAGACAGCCCGGCTACTTCTGCTCTCCGGCGTCGGGCCGCAGCGGGTGTTGCGCGCCGCCGGGGTCCGGACGCACCTGGATCTGCCCGTGGGCGTCGACACGATCGACCATCCGGAGTGGGTGCTGCCGGTGAGCTGGCCGCCGACGCACGACGTGCCGCCGCTGGAAGCGGTGCTGACCACCGACGACGGCGTTGAGATCCGGCCCTATACCGTCGGATTCGAGGCGATGATGACCGGTGGCAAACACGATCCGACCGACCAGCCGCACCTCGGTGTGACGCTGATGAGGCCGCAGTCGCGGGGGCGGGTGAGCATCACCTCCGCCGACCCGGACGCCGCACCTCTGATCGAGTACCACTACGACAGTGCGCCCGCCGACGTCGACCTGTTGCACACCGGGACGCAACTGGCGAGGGAATTGGCCGGCAGCACAGTGCAATCCGATGCCTCGTGGGCGACGTCGCAACACCTGTGCGGAACCGCGAAGATGGGCGAGGTGGTCGACGAGCGCTGCCGGGTGTTCGGCGTGGAAAACCTGTGGGTGGTGGACGGGTCGATACTGCCCGACATCCCCAGTCGCGGGCCGCATGCGACCATCGTGATGGCGGGGCACCGGGCCGCCGAGTTCGTCAGCGCAACGAGGTGA
- the mftF gene encoding mycofactocin biosynthesis glycosyltransferase MftF (Members of this protein family, MftF, are glycosyltransferases, members of PF00535 (glycosyl transferase family 2). The encoding gene is found as part of the mycofactocin cassette, in Mycobacterium tuberculosis, many other Actinobacteria, and occasional members of other lineages. Mycofactocin itself, a putative redox carrier, is a heavily modified derivative of the C-terminal Val-Tyr dipeptide of the mycofactocin precursor MftA (TIGR03969).), producing MTGPRLPDGFAVQVDRRVRVLGEGAALLGGTPTRLLRLAPAAQTMLHGGRLEVRDAVSAQLARTLLDATVAHPRPLSGPSHRDVTIIIPVRDNHSGLTRLVSTLRGLKVVVVDDGSSRPVRDSDFEDTCCDVRIVRIPRSKGPAAARNAGLAVCTTDFVAFLDSDVVPRKGWLEALLGHFCDPAVSLVAPRIVGLEQSDNVVARYEAVRSSLDLGLREAPVIPFGSVSYVPSAAIICRRGALLDIGGFDETLTSGEDVDLCWRLNESGARLRYEPIATVAHDHRTELRKWFARKSFYGASAAPLTIRHPGKTAPLVISGWTLVVWTLVAIGSGTGYLASILVAALTGRRIAKSLSNVQTEPLEVAVVAAHGIGSAAVQLASAICRHYWPLALVAAVLSKRCRRVVVVAAVLDGVIDWIARSGHADEDTKRVGLPTYLVLKRIDDIAYGLGLWTGVVRERHAGALKPQIRT from the coding sequence ATGACGGGGCCGCGGCTTCCCGACGGTTTCGCCGTCCAGGTGGACCGGCGGGTGCGTGTGCTCGGCGAGGGTGCGGCGCTGCTCGGCGGCACGCCGACCCGGCTGCTCCGGTTGGCCCCGGCCGCCCAGACGATGCTGCACGGCGGGCGCCTCGAGGTGCGCGACGCCGTCAGCGCCCAGCTGGCGCGCACGCTGCTCGATGCCACCGTCGCCCACCCCAGACCGCTGAGCGGGCCTTCGCATCGGGACGTCACCATCATTATCCCGGTGCGCGACAACCATTCCGGGCTCACTCGCCTGGTCTCGACGCTGCGGGGCCTCAAGGTCGTCGTCGTCGACGACGGCTCGAGCAGACCGGTGCGCGACAGCGACTTCGAGGACACCTGCTGCGACGTGCGGATCGTCCGTATTCCGCGCAGCAAAGGCCCGGCCGCTGCCCGCAACGCCGGTCTGGCGGTGTGCACCACCGACTTCGTCGCATTCCTCGACTCCGACGTGGTCCCGCGCAAGGGCTGGCTGGAAGCGTTGCTCGGCCACTTCTGCGACCCGGCGGTCTCGCTGGTGGCGCCGCGGATCGTCGGGCTGGAACAGTCCGACAACGTGGTGGCGCGGTACGAGGCGGTGCGGTCGTCGCTCGACCTCGGGCTGCGCGAGGCCCCGGTGATCCCTTTCGGCTCCGTGTCGTACGTGCCGAGCGCGGCGATCATCTGCCGGCGCGGCGCACTGCTCGACATCGGCGGGTTCGACGAAACGCTGACCTCCGGTGAGGACGTCGACCTGTGCTGGCGGCTCAACGAATCCGGTGCCCGACTGCGCTACGAGCCGATCGCGACGGTCGCCCACGATCATCGCACCGAGTTGCGAAAGTGGTTCGCGCGCAAGTCCTTCTACGGTGCGTCCGCGGCTCCGCTGACGATCCGGCACCCCGGCAAGACCGCCCCGCTGGTGATCTCGGGCTGGACCCTGGTGGTGTGGACCCTCGTCGCGATCGGATCGGGAACCGGCTATCTGGCCTCGATCCTGGTGGCGGCGCTGACGGGGCGGCGGATCGCGAAATCCTTGTCGAACGTGCAGACCGAGCCGCTGGAGGTGGCTGTCGTCGCCGCCCACGGCATCGGGTCGGCCGCGGTACAGCTGGCGTCGGCGATCTGCAGGCACTATTGGCCGCTCGCTCTGGTCGCCGCGGTGCTGTCGAAACGGTGCAGACGCGTGGTGGTGGTGGCGGCGGTGCTCGACGGGGTCATCGACTGGATCGCGCGCAGCGGCCACGCCGACGAGGACACCAAACGCGTCGGACTGCCGACCTACCTGGTGCTCAAGCGGATCGACGACATCGCGTACGGGCTGGGCCTGTGGACCGGTGTCGTCCGCGAGCGGCACGCCGGCGCCCTGAAGCCGCAGATCCGGACTTGA
- the mftE gene encoding mycofactocin biosynthesis peptidyl-dipeptidase MftE → MNSAYHRRVVFPRELGNSTSRQLNDAAPTVVVPVGSTEQHGPHLPLDTDTRIAAAVADAVVARLSATDSAKGAAKGAAHWVIAPAVAYGASGEHEGFAGTVSIGTPVLAELLIEFARSACRWAPRVLFVNGHGGNVEALRRAVTLLRYEGRDVAWCPCPARNADAHAGHTETSVLLHLSPDVVRQDERVPGNRAPLSELMPQMLRGGVAAVSSLGVLGDPTTATADEGGRIFAEMVDACAGRVLRWAPDSGGMLT, encoded by the coding sequence GTGAATTCGGCCTACCATCGTCGCGTGGTCTTCCCCCGTGAGCTCGGGAACTCGACGTCGAGGCAGCTGAACGACGCAGCGCCCACCGTGGTGGTCCCGGTCGGTTCCACCGAGCAGCACGGACCCCACCTGCCGTTGGACACCGACACCCGCATCGCGGCCGCGGTCGCCGACGCCGTCGTCGCGCGGTTGAGCGCCACCGACTCCGCGAAAGGCGCCGCGAAAGGCGCAGCGCACTGGGTGATCGCCCCGGCCGTCGCGTACGGCGCCAGCGGTGAGCACGAGGGTTTCGCGGGCACGGTCTCGATCGGCACACCGGTACTGGCGGAACTGCTCATCGAATTCGCCCGGTCGGCGTGCCGGTGGGCACCGCGGGTGCTGTTCGTCAACGGTCACGGGGGTAATGTCGAGGCGCTGCGCCGAGCGGTCACGCTGCTGCGCTACGAGGGGCGCGACGTGGCATGGTGTCCGTGTCCGGCGCGCAACGCCGACGCACACGCCGGCCACACCGAAACGTCGGTATTGCTCCACCTTTCGCCGGACGTCGTCCGGCAGGACGAGCGGGTCCCGGGAAACCGGGCTCCGCTCTCGGAGCTGATGCCGCAGATGCTCCGAGGGGGAGTGGCTGCGGTGAGTTCGCTGGGGGTCTTGGGGGACCCCACCACGGCGACCGCGGACGAAGGGGGGAGGATCTTTGCCGAAATGGTCGACGCCTGTGCTGGACGCGTCCTCCGATGGGCGCCTGACAGCGGGGGGATGCTGACATGA
- the mftD gene encoding pre-mycofactocin synthase MftD (MftD, an enzyme found in the mycofactocin biosynthesis locus, performs an oxidative deamination of 3-amino-5-[(p-hydroxyphenyl)methyl]-4,4-dimethyl-2-pyrrolidinone (AHDP). The resulting compound, now called pre-mycofactocin (PMFT), is a biologically active redox cofactor that can oxidize the non-exchangeable NADH of TIGR03971 family SDR-type oxidoreductases.), which produces MARDTWFETVAIAQQRAKKRLPKSAYSSLISASEKGLTVSDNVDAFGELGFAPHVIGATEKRDLATTVMGQDISLPVIISPTGVQAVHPDGEVAVARAAAARGTAMGLSSFASKPMEEVTAVNDKIFFQIYWLGSRDEILARMERARAAGAKGLILTTDWSFSHGRDWGSPKIPEQMDLKTILKMSPEVITKPSWFFSFAKTFRPPDLRVPNQGRRGEPGPTFFQAYGEWMGTPPPTWEDVAWLREQWGGPFLLKGVVRVDDAKRAVDAGVSALTVSNHGGNNLDGTPAAIRCLPAIADAVGDQVEVLLDGGVRRGSDVVKAVALGARAVMIGRAYLWGLAANGQAGVENVLDILSGGIDSALRGLGKSSIHDLTPEDILVPEGFTRTLGA; this is translated from the coding sequence ATGGCACGAGATACCTGGTTCGAGACCGTCGCCATCGCCCAGCAGCGGGCGAAGAAACGGCTGCCCAAGTCCGCATACTCGTCGTTGATCTCGGCGAGCGAGAAAGGCCTGACGGTCTCCGACAACGTCGACGCGTTCGGCGAACTCGGCTTCGCGCCGCACGTCATCGGCGCCACCGAGAAGCGTGATCTGGCGACAACCGTTATGGGGCAGGATATTTCGCTGCCGGTCATCATCTCGCCGACCGGCGTTCAGGCCGTCCACCCCGACGGTGAGGTCGCCGTCGCACGGGCCGCGGCGGCACGTGGCACCGCGATGGGGCTGTCGTCCTTCGCCAGCAAGCCGATGGAAGAAGTGACTGCGGTCAACGACAAGATCTTCTTCCAGATCTACTGGCTGGGCAGCCGCGACGAGATCCTGGCGCGGATGGAGCGTGCCCGCGCCGCCGGCGCCAAGGGCCTGATCCTGACCACCGACTGGAGCTTCTCGCACGGCCGGGACTGGGGCAGCCCCAAGATCCCCGAGCAGATGGACCTCAAGACCATCCTGAAGATGTCGCCCGAGGTCATCACCAAGCCGAGCTGGTTCTTCAGTTTCGCCAAGACCTTCCGTCCGCCGGACCTGCGGGTGCCCAACCAGGGCCGCCGGGGCGAACCCGGCCCGACGTTCTTCCAGGCCTACGGCGAATGGATGGGTACGCCGCCGCCGACCTGGGAAGACGTCGCATGGCTGCGCGAGCAGTGGGGTGGGCCGTTCCTGCTCAAGGGAGTCGTCCGGGTCGACGACGCCAAACGTGCTGTGGATGCCGGCGTTTCGGCCCTGACGGTGTCCAACCACGGCGGCAACAACCTGGACGGCACCCCGGCGGCGATCCGGTGCCTGCCCGCCATCGCCGATGCGGTCGGCGATCAGGTCGAGGTTTTGCTGGACGGCGGCGTCCGGCGCGGCAGCGACGTCGTGAAGGCCGTTGCTCTGGGCGCGCGCGCGGTGATGATCGGCCGGGCCTACCTGTGGGGTCTGGCGGCCAACGGTCAGGCCGGTGTGGAGAACGTCCTCGACATCCTCAGCGGTGGCATCGACTCGGCGCTGCGCGGGCTCGGCAAGTCCTCGATCCACGATTTGACGCCGGAAGACATTCTGGTGCCCGAAGGGTTCACCCGGACCCTGGGAGCCTGA